The genomic segment CTGCCCGCCAGGCCGTCCTTCTCGGCGCCGTTGCCGGCCCAGTCCCGCCCGCCGGTCGTCACCACGCCGCCGCCGTCGCCGTCGGCGTGGTTGCCCGCCACGTGGACCTTCTCCAGCAGCAGGTCGGTGTTCTCGGCGTAGACGCCGCCACCGTTCTCGCAGGCGACGTTGCCACCGATCGCGGTGAACGAGACGGTGACCCAGCCGCCGCTGCTGAACAGACCACCACCGTTGCGACCCGCCCGGTTGTGGCTCAGCGTGCTCAGCGAGGCGTCCTTGCCCTCGTACGCCCCGATGATCTCGACGGTGCCCGCGTGGTGCTTGCCGTGCTCACCCTTGCCGGCCTTCGCGGCCGAGGCCAGGTCGACCGGCCCGTCGTGGTGCTCACCGCTGCCGTTGGCGATGCCGCCGCCGTTGCCGCCTGCGGTGTTGTCGTCGACGTGGGTTTCCTCGACCTTGAGGATGCCCTCGTTGAAGATGCCGCCGCCGTCGCCCTGGGCGTGGTTGCCGACGACCTTGCTCTCCTTGAGCCAGGTGCGGCCGTAGTTGGCCACGGCGCCGCCGTCGCCCTCGGCGTTGTTGTCGACGAGCTTGACGTTGTCCAGGTAGGCGCTGCCGCCACGCTCGACGAGCAGCGCGCCGCCGTCACCCTCGACCCGCTTGGCGTCCAGCTCGGCCAGGTCGGCGGCCTTCGGCACGGACGGCCCGGGGTACTTGAACTCGTTGGCGTTGCCGCCGGAGACGGTGAGGTCCTTGAGGGTGAGGTCGCCGCCGTCGACGACGCGGAAGATGCGGAAGGTGTCTTCGGCGTCGCGCTTGATGGTGGAGCCGTTGCCCTTGATGGTGACGTCCTGCTTGATCTCGGGCAGGGCGGAGCCGACCTTGCGGTCCTTGACGCCGAGTTCGTAGGTGCAGTTCTCGGCGAGCTTCAGGGTGCCGCCGTGGTCGCGGTTGGCCAGTTCGAGGGCGTCGACCAGGGCGTCGTCGTCGCAGGCGACGTCGCGGGTCTTGCCGTGGTCGTCCTTGCCGTCCTTGTCCCAGTCGCCCTTGTCCGGGCCCCACTCGCCGTCCTCGCGGCCTTCCTGACCACGGTCCTTGCCGGCCTTCTCGCCGCCCTTCCCGCGCTCGCCGCGGGAGTCGTCGCCGGCGCTCTGCGGCGCGGCGGCGTGGTTGTCCGCCACCGGTTCGGTGCCGGGATTGTCGTCGCGGGCGGCGAGACCGCCGAGCGCCGCCAGCCCGACGACGCCGGTCAGCCCGGCCACGCCGGTGGCGACCCAGAGCGCCCGCCGCCTGCTCGTCCGCGGCGGGGGCGTCATCGGAGCGCCGCCGTCGGGTGTCGTTACGTCGTTCGACATGAGAGCCCTTTCGGTTCTTCCCAAACGGGTCGCACCGCCCCAGGCCGGGCGACCAGCTACAAACCGGTTGTAGCCTCTGATCAGCACCGTATGAGAAGGTTCCTCGCGAGGAAGACGTATCCGAAAAAAGCCCGCATTCCTCCCACGAACGGCGGTCGGTGAGCAACCACGTCAGGGGGACCGGAACGGCCCAGACAGCGACAGGCCCCACCACCCGCCGTCGAGGCGCGGTGGTGGGGCCCGCCGGAGAAAGCGGCCGCAGGGATCAGCCGGGCAGGCGGGGTCCCGCCTCGCGCTGCTCGGCCAGCCAGGTCTCCACCTCGGCGGAGGCGCGCGGCAGCCCGGCCGACAGGTTCACCGGGCCGTCGGCGGTCACCAGGATGTCGTCCTCGATCCGCACGCCGATGCCCCGCAGCTCCTCCGGGACCAGCTCGTCCTCCGGCTGGAAGTAGAGCCCCGGCTCGACGGTGAGCACGTACCCCTCGCCGAGCGGCCCCTCGCGGTAGGTCTCCTTGCGCGCGTTGGCGCAGTCGTGCACGTCGATGCCGAGCATGTGGCTGGTGCCGTGCAGCGTCCACCGCCGGTAGACCGTGGAGGTCGGGTCCATCGCCTCGTCCACGCTCACCGGCAGCAGCCCGAGATCCTTCAGCGCCTCAGCCAGCACCCGCATCGAAGCCAGGTGCACGTCCCGGAACGCCACGCCGGGCCGGCACATCTCGATGCCGGCCTGCTGCGCGGCGTACACCGCGTCGTAGACCTGACGCTGCAACGGCGTGAACCGGCCGTCGACCGGCAGCACCCGGGTCACGTCGGCGGTGTAGAGGTTGCGGTTCTCCACGCCCATGTCCATCAGCAGCAGGTCACCCGGGCGGGTGGCGCCGTGGTTGTGCACCCAGTGCAGGATCGTGGCGTGCTCGCCGGCCCCGACGATCGAGCCGTACCCGACGTCGTTGCCGTCGTGCCGGGCGCGCAACGCGAACACGCCCTCCAGCAGCCGCTCGGAGACCCCGCGGTCGGCCGGCAGCGCCCGGGCCACGTCCTCGAAGCCGCGCACCGTGGCGTCGCACGCCTCCTGGAGCTGCGCGATCTCCCACTCGTCCTTGACCAGCTTCAGCTCGGCGATCGTGATCGCCAGCTCCCGGTCGCGGCCGGGCTGACCCTCGGCGCGCGCGCCGTCGTAGGGACGCACCGCCGCGTCCACCCGGGCGTCGAAACCGCGAAGCACCCGGGTACGCCCCGGCGCCAGGTCGGCCAGCGCCGCGTCCAGCTCGCTCAGATCGGCCGTCGGCAGGCCCAGCTCGGTGGACTTCTCCCGCAGCGTCGGCCGGCGGCCCACCCACAGCTCACCGTGGCGGCTGCGGAAGAACTCGTCCGTCGCCCGGGACGACCGGGGCCGCATGAACAGCGTGGACTCGCCACCCGGCCGCAGCACGAGGACGCTGTCCGGCTCCAGGTCGCCGGTCAGGTACGCGAAGTCGCTGCCCGGCCGGAACCGGTGGTCGGTGTCGTTGGCGCGTACCTTCTCGTTGCCTGTGGGGATGACCAGCGTCTCGCCCGGGAAGGCCTCGGCCAGCGCGGCCCGCCGCTTGGCGTGGTTGGGCACCTCCGGGCGCGGGGTGACCGGCAGTTCGGTGTCCCGCCAGCCCTGCCGCATGAACGACAGGAACGCCTCCGGGAAGTCCGGGTCGTGCGACTCGGTGCCGTCCGCCGCCTTGCCCTGCCGGTTTCGCTCCTCAGCCATCATTCGCCCTCCCTGAGCCCCGTCGCTGGTCCCGACGGTACCGCGCGCACGTCAGCGGGAGGTGCCTGCGGTGCCGCGACGACGGCTTCCGGCGCGTGGAAAGATGGCGGCCATGTGCGGACTCCTGGCCTTCTTCAGCGCGCGCGGCGACGCCGCCGCCCACCGCGACCACATCGCCGGCGCACTGGAGTGCCTGCACCACCGTGGCCCGGACGAGACCGGGGTCGAGGTGGTCGGCGACGCCTCCGGCCGGTACGCGGACGGCGTGTTCGCGCACAAGCGCCTGGCGATCATCGATGTGGCGCTGAGCCACGAGCCCCTGCCCTACGCGGGCGGGCGCTACCTGCTCACCTTCAACGGCGAGATCTACAACTACATCGAGCTGCGTGAGGAGCTGATCCGCGACTACGGCGCCCAGTTCGCCACCAACGGCGACGGCGAGGTGATCGTCGCCGGCTACCACTACTGGGGTGAGCAGGTGCTCACCAAGCTGCGCGGCATGTTCGCGTTCGTGATCTGGGACCGGCAGGAGCGGCGGGCCTTCGGCGCGCGGGACTACTTCGGCATCAAGCCGCTGCACTACCTCGAGACGCAGGACGGCCTCTACCTCGCCTCGGAGAAGAAGGCGCTGCTGCCGTTCGCGCACTCGGCGTACCAGGGCGACGCGGGCATCGACACCGCCAACCTGAGCCACTACCTGACGCTGCAGTACGTTCCCGAGCCGGGCACGCTGCACAAGGGGATCAGCCGGATCGGCTCGGGGGAGTACCTGACCTGGACCCCTGGTGGCCGGATCGAGGTGCGCCGCTGGTACCGGCCGGTGTTCCGCCCGGCCCCGGTCTCCGACGAGCAGCGGCTCTACCACGACATCCGGGAGACGCTGCGCGAGAGCGTCCGGATGCACATGCGTTCGGACGTGCCGGTCGGCTCGTTCCTGTCCAGCGGCATCGACTCCACCGCGGTGGTGGCGCTGGCCCGCGAGTTCAACCCGAACATCCTCACCTTCACCGTCGGCTACGACGTGCCCGGCTACTCCGAGATCGACGTGGCCCAGGACTCGGCCCGGCACCTCGACGTGACCACCATCCCGACCAAGATCGGGCCGCAGGACATGATCGACGCGCTGCCGAAGATCGTCTGGCACCTGGACGACCCGGTCGCCGACCCGGCGCTGGTGCCCCTGTACTTCGTGGCGAAGAAGGCCGCCGAGCACGTCACCGTGGTGCTCTCCGGCGAGGGCGCGGACGAGTTCTTCGGTGGCTACACGATCTACCGGGAGCCGCTGTCGCTCAACGCGGTCAACAGCCTGCCCGACGGCGTGCAGAAGGGCCTGCGCGCGGTGTCCAAGGCCATCCCGCAGGGGGTCAAGGGCAAGAGCTTCCTGGAGCGCGGCACCACCCCGATCGAGGAGCGCTACTACGGCAACGCGCGGATGTTCACCGAGGAGGAGAAGCAGCACCTGCTGCGCCGCTACGACCCCTCGGTGCGCTACACCGACGTGACCGCGCCGATCTACGCCGAGTGCACCGAGCTGGACGACGTCACCAAGATGCAGTACGTCGACCTCTACACCTGGCTGCGCGGCGACATCCTGGTCAAGGCCGACCGGATCTCGATGGCGCACTCGCTGGAGGTGCGGGTGCCGTTCCTGGACCGGGAGGTGTTCAACGTCGCCGCCGGCATCCCGGTCGACCTGAAGCTGCCGCCGCGCTCCGAGGCCACCAAGTACGCGATGCGCCAGGCGCTGCAGGGTGTCGTACCGCCGGCCATCGTCAACCGCAAGAAGCTGGGCTTCCCGACCCCGACCCGGGTCTGGCTGCGCGGCGAGATGTACGAGTGGGCGCGGCACGTGCTGTCCACCTCGGGCGCCGGCGACCTGATCGACCTGTCGTACGCGATGCGCCTGCTGGAGGAGCACAAGCGGGAGGAGGCCGACCACTCCCGCAAGGTGTGGACCGTGCTGATCTTCTGCATCTGGCACGCCATCTTCGTGGCCAAGACGCTCGACCCGGGCATCCAGCGCAACCAGTCCGCGCTGCTCACCAAGCCGGTCGTCGGCAGCATGGTGCGCTGACCCGAGCGTGACGAGGAAGGGCCCCCGGGATGTTCCCCGGGGGCCCTTCTCCGTGCGTGATCAGCGACCGGTGCAGGTGACAGTCGGCAGGGAGTTGGTGCCGGAGAAGTTCGCCGTGAAGCCGAACGTGGTGGTGCCCTCCGGCGGGACGCTGCCGTTGTAGGCGGCGTTGGAGACGCTCACCGACGCCCCGCTGCCGCTCAACGTGCCGTTCCACAC from the Micromonospora sp. WMMA1947 genome contains:
- the asnB gene encoding asparagine synthase (glutamine-hydrolyzing) — encoded protein: MCGLLAFFSARGDAAAHRDHIAGALECLHHRGPDETGVEVVGDASGRYADGVFAHKRLAIIDVALSHEPLPYAGGRYLLTFNGEIYNYIELREELIRDYGAQFATNGDGEVIVAGYHYWGEQVLTKLRGMFAFVIWDRQERRAFGARDYFGIKPLHYLETQDGLYLASEKKALLPFAHSAYQGDAGIDTANLSHYLTLQYVPEPGTLHKGISRIGSGEYLTWTPGGRIEVRRWYRPVFRPAPVSDEQRLYHDIRETLRESVRMHMRSDVPVGSFLSSGIDSTAVVALAREFNPNILTFTVGYDVPGYSEIDVAQDSARHLDVTTIPTKIGPQDMIDALPKIVWHLDDPVADPALVPLYFVAKKAAEHVTVVLSGEGADEFFGGYTIYREPLSLNAVNSLPDGVQKGLRAVSKAIPQGVKGKSFLERGTTPIEERYYGNARMFTEEEKQHLLRRYDPSVRYTDVTAPIYAECTELDDVTKMQYVDLYTWLRGDILVKADRISMAHSLEVRVPFLDREVFNVAAGIPVDLKLPPRSEATKYAMRQALQGVVPPAIVNRKKLGFPTPTRVWLRGEMYEWARHVLSTSGAGDLIDLSYAMRLLEEHKREEADHSRKVWTVLIFCIWHAIFVAKTLDPGIQRNQSALLTKPVVGSMVR
- a CDS encoding aminopeptidase P family protein, whose translation is MAEERNRQGKAADGTESHDPDFPEAFLSFMRQGWRDTELPVTPRPEVPNHAKRRAALAEAFPGETLVIPTGNEKVRANDTDHRFRPGSDFAYLTGDLEPDSVLVLRPGGESTLFMRPRSSRATDEFFRSRHGELWVGRRPTLREKSTELGLPTADLSELDAALADLAPGRTRVLRGFDARVDAAVRPYDGARAEGQPGRDRELAITIAELKLVKDEWEIAQLQEACDATVRGFEDVARALPADRGVSERLLEGVFALRARHDGNDVGYGSIVGAGEHATILHWVHNHGATRPGDLLLMDMGVENRNLYTADVTRVLPVDGRFTPLQRQVYDAVYAAQQAGIEMCRPGVAFRDVHLASMRVLAEALKDLGLLPVSVDEAMDPTSTVYRRWTLHGTSHMLGIDVHDCANARKETYREGPLGEGYVLTVEPGLYFQPEDELVPEELRGIGVRIEDDILVTADGPVNLSAGLPRASAEVETWLAEQREAGPRLPG